Proteins from a single region of Butyrivibrio fibrisolvens:
- a CDS encoding glycoside hydrolase family 36 protein — MEEFSFQLKVRGDNFNGHYTNGLSMANSESVKRCKVVEKDADKTVYEADNYRVTAFHVTEDGVTKCHTVFENTSKEDITIELLSSFCVDNIEADVLHRATSFWSAEGKLISQKLTDLNMEPSWNKHGTRVEKFGTLGSMPVRKWFPFAVLENSKTSDFIGVQIYCASSWQIEVFRNDDPVTMCGGLADFDYGHWCKTIHAGESFTSPRAVVAKGKSLEEVCDKLVKAQNPRISEVDKDLPIIYNEYCTTWGNPTLENIEKICKSLQNTNVKYLVIDSGWYKQPDKYWWDTIGDWNESIELFPNGIKEMTDLIKSYGLIPGIWFEFEKAATLSHLYEQTEHLLKRFGEPITVDGQRFLDMRDDWCIDYLSEKVIEFLKKNGFGYIKVDYNDTIGVGCDGAESLGEGLRQSVLGTQKFFKKLSDEIPSLVIENCSSGGHRLEPSMMELVSQASFSDAHECRSIPVIAANLHRLIRPEQSQIWAVLRAADDLDRVNYILNSTFLGRMCLSGEIFDIGEESWDAVNKAITFYEEVRHIIKDGMTTVIDCECNDYNNLTGHQAVLRELGDEALLIVHTFEDGANPDIHKYLEGYKVVSTFGSELDGDFRGRSFYLQKSIRQ; from the coding sequence ATGGAGGAGTTTTCATTCCAGCTTAAAGTAAGGGGAGACAACTTTAACGGCCACTATACCAATGGTTTATCCATGGCTAATAGTGAAAGCGTTAAAAGGTGCAAAGTAGTAGAAAAAGATGCCGATAAGACGGTCTATGAAGCAGATAATTACAGGGTTACGGCTTTCCATGTCACGGAAGATGGCGTAACAAAGTGCCATACAGTGTTTGAAAATACATCTAAAGAAGATATTACAATTGAGCTATTGTCTTCATTTTGTGTAGACAATATTGAAGCTGATGTCCTTCACAGGGCAACATCATTCTGGAGCGCTGAAGGAAAGCTCATTTCCCAGAAATTGACAGATCTTAACATGGAACCATCTTGGAATAAGCATGGTACGAGAGTAGAAAAGTTCGGGACTCTTGGATCAATGCCTGTTCGTAAGTGGTTCCCGTTTGCAGTACTTGAAAATTCCAAGACATCGGATTTTATAGGAGTTCAGATATATTGCGCATCCAGTTGGCAGATAGAGGTATTCAGGAATGATGATCCTGTGACTATGTGCGGCGGCCTTGCAGATTTTGATTATGGTCACTGGTGCAAGACTATACATGCGGGTGAGAGCTTTACATCTCCAAGGGCAGTTGTAGCTAAAGGAAAGAGCCTTGAAGAGGTCTGTGACAAGCTTGTAAAGGCGCAGAATCCCAGGATTTCTGAAGTGGATAAGGATCTTCCCATTATTTATAACGAATACTGCACGACATGGGGGAATCCTACTCTTGAAAACATAGAGAAGATCTGCAAATCTCTTCAGAACACCAATGTTAAATATCTTGTTATCGACAGCGGCTGGTACAAACAGCCTGATAAATACTGGTGGGATACGATAGGAGATTGGAATGAGAGCATAGAACTTTTTCCAAATGGAATAAAGGAGATGACAGATCTTATAAAATCCTATGGCCTTATTCCAGGCATCTGGTTTGAGTTTGAGAAGGCAGCAACACTGTCACATCTTTATGAACAGACAGAGCACCTTTTAAAACGTTTTGGAGAGCCTATTACAGTTGATGGTCAGAGATTCCTTGATATGAGAGATGACTGGTGCATAGACTATCTGTCTGAGAAGGTCATAGAGTTTCTTAAAAAGAACGGATTTGGCTATATAAAGGTTGATTATAACGATACTATTGGCGTAGGGTGCGACGGCGCAGAGAGCCTTGGTGAAGGTCTTAGACAGAGCGTACTTGGAACTCAGAAGTTCTTCAAAAAGCTTTCTGATGAGATTCCATCACTTGTTATAGAAAACTGTTCAAGTGGCGGTCACAGACTTGAGCCATCCATGATGGAACTTGTATCACAGGCAAGCTTTTCTGATGCGCATGAATGTAGGAGTATTCCTGTAATAGCAGCTAATCTTCACAGGCTGATAAGACCCGAGCAGAGCCAGATCTGGGCGGTTCTAAGGGCAGCAGATGATTTGGACAGGGTCAACTATATATTAAACTCTACATTCCTTGGAAGGATGTGCCTTAGCGGCGAGATATTTGATATTGGTGAGGAGTCCTGGGATGCGGTTAATAAGGCTATCACATTCTATGAAGAAGTTAGGCATATCATTAAAGACGGCATGACGACTGTAATAGACTGTGAGTGTAATGATTATAATAATCTTACAGGTCATCAGGCAGTCTTAAGAGAACTAGGAGATGAAGCGCTGCTTATAGTACATACCTTTGAAGATGGCGCCAATCCTGATATACATAAATATCTTGAAGGCTACAAGGTTGTAAGCACCTTTGGAAGTGAACTTGACGGAGACTTTAGGGGAAGGTCGTTTTATTTGCAAAAGAGTATTAGACAATAA
- a CDS encoding GGDEF domain-containing protein → MNLIAIAVADYCGFILLLAMLISSRIRMSDKLTEYKIFSAIGILSAVACVVDFLMFYSDGKDGVLFYIINLLGNTYCFIANPIFAIGWCMFTELKLYKSETRIKERYKYLMIPGIILIVICIINLFYPVVFYIDENNIYHRLPLSYFYYIVATAYMLYSAVVVNVYEKRFGKVRFFPLPLMLGPIALGCLVQNIFYGISLIWVSLAVGITSIYMSIQNEFSYLDTLTGLYNRAYLYYVLNAFTRDTNSTLGGIMIDMDYFKNINDTYGHTSGDKALTDVAWVLTIAKPDKAIAIRFAGDEFILLMKDANEDELKKAILNVKKELAKFNDTENRPYKLSLSMGYSLYDHKNDDMDSFFRHMDEMMYEEKEQTHSARE, encoded by the coding sequence ATGAATCTTATCGCTATAGCGGTAGCGGATTATTGCGGATTTATATTACTTCTTGCAATGCTCATCAGCAGCCGCATAAGAATGTCAGATAAATTAACTGAATATAAGATTTTTTCTGCCATCGGCATCCTGTCAGCAGTAGCCTGCGTTGTGGATTTCCTGATGTTTTATAGTGATGGGAAAGATGGCGTTTTGTTTTATATCATCAATCTGCTCGGCAATACATACTGCTTTATAGCTAACCCGATCTTTGCTATCGGCTGGTGCATGTTTACGGAGCTTAAGCTCTATAAGTCTGAGACCAGGATCAAAGAAAGATATAAATATCTTATGATTCCTGGGATTATCCTAATAGTAATATGCATCATCAACCTGTTTTATCCTGTAGTTTTCTATATAGATGAGAACAACATTTATCACAGGCTTCCACTCAGCTATTTTTACTATATCGTAGCAACAGCCTACATGCTCTATAGCGCTGTAGTTGTTAATGTTTATGAAAAGAGATTCGGCAAAGTGAGATTTTTCCCTTTGCCTCTGATGCTGGGGCCGATCGCTCTTGGATGCCTCGTACAGAATATTTTTTATGGTATATCACTTATATGGGTTTCTTTGGCGGTAGGTATTACTTCGATCTACATGTCTATCCAGAATGAGTTTTCATATCTTGATACGCTTACAGGGCTTTATAACAGAGCCTATCTGTATTATGTCCTCAATGCCTTTACAAGAGATACAAATAGCACGCTCGGGGGCATAATGATCGATATGGATTATTTTAAGAATATCAATGATACCTATGGTCATACGTCCGGAGATAAAGCTCTGACAGATGTTGCATGGGTTCTTACGATTGCAAAGCCGGACAAAGCGATTGCAATAAGATTTGCAGGAGATGAGTTTATCCTTCTGATGAAGGATGCTAATGAAGATGAGCTGAAAAAGGCAATTCTTAATGTCAAAAAAGAACTTGCCAAATTTAATGATACCGAAAACAGACCATACAAACTGTCTCTTTCAATGGGATACAGTTTGTATGATCATAAAAATGATGACATGGACAGCTTCTTCAGACATATGGACGAAATGATGTATGAAGAAAAAGAGCAGACGCATTCTGCAAGGGAGTGA
- a CDS encoding ribose-phosphate pyrophosphokinase has translation MKDNLAIIALESFQEQGIKINSTLCKWRESENYLIPCKCPRFSSGEAKGMISESVRDKDLYIMVDVCNNSLRYKMDGEMNRMSPDDHYQDLKRIIVACNGNAARITVVMPFMYEGRQHRKVTRESLDCAIMLKELEFLGVNRVVTFDAHDPRIANVVPLIGLENVSPALQFTQGFLTEYEDIQIDKDHLMFIAPDEGATERVVFLASVYGVNIGMFYKRRDYSNIVDGTNPIIAHDFCGGDLNGMDAIVVDDMIASGGSIIDVCKQIKSRGARRVFIFSTFGLFSSGFEKLDKAYEEGLFDRIFTTNLVYQKKELLEKEYYCSINMNRYIAAIIDNLNKNESMQALVKPEKRIKEMIASYLKQ, from the coding sequence ATGAAAGACAATCTGGCCATAATCGCACTTGAATCCTTTCAGGAACAGGGGATAAAGATAAACAGCACTCTTTGTAAATGGCGTGAATCCGAAAACTACCTGATCCCATGCAAATGTCCACGCTTTAGCAGCGGCGAAGCCAAAGGTATGATCTCTGAATCCGTCAGGGATAAGGACCTTTATATAATGGTCGACGTATGCAACAATTCTCTCCGTTACAAGATGGACGGCGAGATGAATCGCATGTCTCCGGATGATCATTATCAGGATCTAAAGCGCATAATCGTGGCATGTAATGGTAATGCTGCAAGGATCACTGTAGTAATGCCGTTTATGTATGAAGGTCGTCAGCACAGGAAGGTCACAAGAGAATCTCTTGACTGCGCTATCATGCTCAAAGAGCTGGAATTTCTTGGCGTCAACAGAGTCGTAACTTTTGATGCCCATGATCCAAGAATAGCCAATGTTGTGCCTCTTATTGGACTTGAAAATGTATCTCCTGCTCTTCAGTTCACTCAAGGGTTTCTTACCGAATACGAAGATATTCAGATTGACAAAGATCACCTTATGTTCATCGCTCCTGATGAGGGCGCTACAGAACGCGTTGTATTCCTTGCATCTGTTTACGGCGTAAATATTGGTATGTTCTATAAAAGGCGTGATTATTCCAATATCGTAGATGGTACTAATCCTATAATCGCCCACGATTTCTGCGGCGGAGATCTTAACGGAATGGATGCTATCGTTGTTGACGATATGATAGCATCAGGTGGCAGCATAATCGATGTATGCAAACAGATCAAAAGCAGAGGTGCCAGAAGAGTATTTATCTTCTCAACCTTTGGACTTTTTTCAAGCGGATTTGAAAAGCTGGATAAAGCTTATGAAGAGGGGCTTTTCGACAGAATATTCACGACTAACCTTGTATATCAGAAAAAAGAGCTGCTTGAAAAAGAATACTACTGCAGCATAAATATGAATCGCTATATTGCAGCTATCATCGATAATCTGAACAAGAACGAAAGCATGCAGGCTCTCGTTAAGCCTGAAAAGAGAATTAAAGAAATGATAGCAAGCTATTTAAAACAATAA
- a CDS encoding phosphoketolase — translation MEDVKTTVCEEKGPITDELLTKMNAYWRAANYLSAGQLYLLENPLLKKPLTMDMIKKKIVGHWGTVPGQNFVYVHLNRAIKRYDLDMILLSGPGHGGNFYVANTYLEGSYSEIYPNISEDEEGMQKLFKQFSFPGGVPSHCAPETPGSINEGGELGYSIAHAFGAVFDNPDLIAAVTVGDGEAETGPLATSWQSNKFLNPKTDGAVLPILHLNGYKIANPTILSRISHEELVKYFEGMGWKPYFVEGSDPMDMHRKMAEAMDSVIEEIKAIQKHARETGDTTRPVWPMIVLRTPKGWTGPDYVNGDKVEDYWRAHQVPVMMDHDDHLEILTKWLKSYHAEELFDENGKLIPELKALAPTGNARIGANPHGNGGLLLRDLRLPDFRKYAFDVTAPGEKDGQDMTELGKFVRDIIKLNKESRNFRVFGPDETNSNRLNAVFDETNRVWNADTLDIDDALNADGRVMDSMLSEHMCEGWLEGYLLTGRHGFFASYEAFIRIIDSMVAQHAKWLKVCNQLPWREEIASLNLLLSSNVWQQDHNGFTHQDPGFMDHIANKKADVVRLYLPPDANCLLSTFDHCVRSRNYVNVIVASKHPRPQWLTMEQAVKHCTQGISIWDWASNDQGQEPDIIFACAGETPTLEALAAVSILNKELPEVKIRFINVVDLFKLQPASEHPHGLSHAEYDMLFTTDKPVIFNFHGYPTLIHELTYRRHNNRLMHVRGYQEEGTITTPFDMRVQNNIDRFHLVQDALKYLPQLGNRGAYLYQRMSDKLVEHKQYIHEVGLDLPEVADWKWEK, via the coding sequence ATGGAAGACGTTAAGACAACTGTCTGTGAAGAAAAAGGACCTATCACAGACGAGCTACTCACTAAGATGAACGCCTACTGGCGTGCAGCCAATTATCTTTCAGCTGGCCAGCTCTATTTGTTAGAAAATCCTCTTCTTAAGAAGCCATTAACAATGGATATGATCAAGAAGAAAATCGTTGGTCACTGGGGAACAGTACCTGGACAGAACTTTGTTTATGTACACCTCAACCGTGCTATCAAGAGATATGACCTTGATATGATCTTATTATCAGGTCCCGGACATGGCGGAAACTTCTATGTTGCCAACACATATCTTGAAGGCTCTTACAGCGAGATCTATCCTAACATCAGCGAAGACGAAGAAGGTATGCAGAAGCTGTTCAAGCAGTTCTCATTCCCAGGCGGTGTTCCAAGCCACTGTGCACCTGAGACTCCCGGTTCTATCAACGAAGGTGGTGAGCTCGGCTATTCTATAGCACATGCATTTGGTGCTGTATTTGATAACCCAGACCTTATTGCAGCTGTTACTGTTGGTGATGGTGAGGCTGAGACAGGACCTCTTGCTACATCATGGCAGTCCAATAAGTTCCTTAACCCTAAGACAGACGGTGCTGTTCTTCCTATTCTGCACCTCAATGGATATAAGATTGCTAACCCTACTATCCTTTCACGTATCTCACACGAAGAGCTTGTGAAATATTTCGAAGGTATGGGCTGGAAGCCATATTTCGTAGAGGGTTCAGACCCTATGGATATGCACAGAAAGATGGCTGAAGCTATGGACAGCGTCATCGAAGAGATCAAGGCTATCCAGAAGCACGCTCGTGAGACAGGCGACACAACTCGTCCTGTATGGCCTATGATCGTCCTTAGAACTCCTAAGGGATGGACAGGCCCTGATTATGTAAATGGCGATAAGGTTGAAGATTACTGGAGAGCACATCAGGTTCCTGTAATGATGGATCATGATGATCACCTTGAGATCCTTACAAAGTGGCTCAAGAGCTATCATGCAGAAGAACTCTTTGATGAGAACGGTAAGCTTATCCCTGAACTTAAGGCACTTGCTCCTACTGGCAATGCACGTATCGGTGCTAACCCTCATGGTAACGGTGGTCTGCTTCTTCGTGACCTTCGTCTGCCTGACTTCCGTAAGTACGCTTTCGATGTAACAGCTCCCGGCGAAAAAGACGGACAGGATATGACAGAACTTGGTAAGTTCGTTCGTGATATCATCAAGCTCAACAAGGAATCACGCAACTTCCGTGTATTTGGTCCTGATGAAACCAACTCCAACAGACTTAATGCTGTATTCGATGAGACAAACAGAGTATGGAATGCAGATACTCTTGATATCGATGATGCTCTTAACGCTGACGGACGTGTTATGGACTCAATGCTTTCAGAGCATATGTGCGAAGGATGGCTTGAAGGATACCTTCTTACAGGTCGTCACGGTTTCTTCGCAAGCTACGAGGCATTCATCCGTATCATCGACTCAATGGTAGCTCAGCACGCTAAGTGGCTTAAGGTTTGCAACCAGCTTCCATGGAGAGAAGAGATCGCATCTCTTAACCTTCTTCTGTCATCTAACGTATGGCAGCAGGATCACAACGGATTCACACACCAGGATCCCGGATTCATGGATCATATCGCTAACAAGAAAGCTGACGTAGTACGTCTGTATCTTCCACCAGATGCTAACTGCCTGCTCTCTACTTTCGATCACTGCGTAAGAAGCCGTAACTATGTAAACGTTATCGTTGCTTCTAAGCATCCTCGTCCACAGTGGCTCACTATGGAACAGGCTGTTAAGCACTGCACACAGGGTATCAGTATCTGGGATTGGGCTTCCAATGACCAGGGGCAGGAACCTGATATCATCTTCGCTTGTGCAGGTGAGACACCTACACTCGAGGCACTTGCAGCTGTATCAATCCTTAACAAGGAACTTCCTGAAGTTAAGATCAGATTCATCAACGTTGTCGACCTGTTCAAACTTCAGCCTGCATCAGAGCACCCTCACGGTCTCTCACACGCTGAATATGACATGCTCTTCACAACTGATAAGCCTGTAATCTTCAACTTCCACGGCTATCCTACACTTATTCACGAGCTTACATATCGTCGTCACAACAACAGACTTATGCACGTTCGCGGATACCAGGAAGAAGGAACTATCACAACTCCTTTCGATATGAGAGTTCAGAACAACATCGATAGATTCCACCTTGTACAGGATGCTCTTAAGTATCTTCCACAGCTTGGAAACCGTGGTGCTTATCTCTACCAGCGTATGAGCGACAAGCTTGTTGAGCACAAGCAGTACATCCACGAGGTAGGTCTTGATCTTCCTGAAGTTGCTGACTGGAAATGGGAGAAATAA
- a CDS encoding endo-1,4-beta-xylanase: MSDNLQHRKGSVNVLFTDANGKPLAGKDIKIRQTGHEFLFGCGAFDVLPLTAPQDGPNLAMYDDDKAKTRAMFQDRMDKWTDMFNFGTLPFYWGGYEPVEGKIQYESRMNAAKYLTEHGAKVKGHPLCWHTVCADWLMNYDNATILQKQLDRINRDVTAFKGTIDIWDVINEVVIMPVFDKYDNAITRICKDLGRIRLIKEVFEAAKAANPDATLLINDFNLSESYRILIDGCLNAGVPISAIGIQTHQHQGYMGKEKLEDILERFSFFGLPLHFTENTLVSGHLMPPDIVDLNDYQVDEWPSTPEGEERQKKEWSEMYHVLFEHPLVEAVTGWDLADGAWLGAPSGLLRKDGTPKPSYLEIKRLIKEEWHTEYTVHTDENGRATVEGFRGSYVAEEGDASASFTISKSSTEEKLSLAH; encoded by the coding sequence ATGAGCGACAATTTACAACACAGAAAAGGATCCGTAAATGTTCTTTTTACAGATGCAAATGGAAAACCACTTGCAGGTAAGGATATTAAGATAAGACAGACAGGCCATGAGTTCTTATTTGGCTGCGGCGCATTTGATGTTCTTCCTCTTACAGCTCCTCAGGATGGCCCGAATCTTGCCATGTATGATGATGATAAGGCTAAGACCAGAGCTATGTTCCAGGACAGAATGGATAAGTGGACTGATATGTTCAACTTCGGCACACTTCCTTTTTACTGGGGAGGATATGAACCAGTTGAAGGCAAGATCCAGTATGAGAGCAGAATGAATGCTGCCAAGTATCTTACAGAGCATGGTGCCAAGGTAAAGGGACACCCACTTTGCTGGCATACAGTATGTGCTGACTGGCTCATGAATTATGATAATGCAACTATCCTTCAGAAGCAGCTCGACAGAATTAACCGCGACGTAACAGCTTTTAAGGGTACTATCGATATCTGGGATGTTATCAATGAAGTTGTTATCATGCCTGTATTTGATAAGTATGATAATGCTATTACAAGAATATGTAAGGATTTAGGAAGAATCCGCCTTATTAAGGAAGTATTCGAAGCTGCCAAGGCTGCTAATCCGGATGCGACACTCCTTATCAATGACTTTAACCTTTCAGAAAGTTACAGAATACTGATCGACGGATGTCTTAATGCAGGAGTTCCGATCTCAGCTATCGGAATCCAGACACACCAGCATCAGGGATATATGGGCAAAGAGAAGCTTGAAGATATTCTTGAGAGATTCTCATTCTTCGGACTTCCGCTTCACTTTACAGAGAATACACTCGTGTCAGGACACCTTATGCCACCTGATATCGTGGATCTTAATGACTATCAGGTTGATGAGTGGCCTTCAACTCCTGAAGGAGAAGAGCGCCAGAAGAAGGAATGGTCTGAAATGTATCATGTCCTTTTCGAGCATCCTTTGGTTGAAGCTGTAACTGGCTGGGATCTTGCAGATGGTGCATGGCTTGGAGCTCCAAGCGGTCTTCTGAGAAAAGATGGAACGCCTAAGCCTTCTTACCTTGAGATCAAGAGACTTATCAAGGAAGAGTGGCATACAGAATATACAGTTCATACAGATGAGAATGGACGAGCTACAGTTGAGGGCTTTAGAGGCTCTTATGTAGCGGAAGAAGGCGATGCAAGCGCATCATTTACAATTTCAAAGAGCAGTACAGAAGAAAAACTGTCACTTGCTCACTAA
- a CDS encoding helix-turn-helix transcriptional regulator: MVKSIESNSSEGDDKEDVSSTEIFDAIFEANLSDSDKLKLQKLYLHRDEHIEILFPLLERAAKIIKKHEKKLEAFGQRTIEYTKKEVGKEPFIEFIMKKLFSGDTTEENTYPKDSIIHISYLQCSKISFSIRGDSLESSLPRVLIGAIFSDSLTFDSVIKNRNMLTEERALTILKLLSDKSKLEILELTKNEAMYGAQLAGKLGLTTATISHHTSALFDQNLLHIEKVDSKIYFKQYQETIKALIRYLESTLLN; encoded by the coding sequence ATGGTAAAGAGCATTGAATCAAATTCTTCCGAAGGTGACGATAAAGAAGACGTATCTTCCACCGAGATCTTCGATGCCATATTTGAAGCCAATCTAAGTGACAGCGATAAGTTAAAGCTTCAAAAACTTTACCTCCACCGTGATGAGCACATAGAAATCCTCTTCCCTCTTCTCGAACGCGCTGCTAAGATCATCAAGAAGCACGAAAAAAAGCTCGAAGCCTTCGGCCAAAGAACCATTGAATATACTAAAAAAGAAGTTGGAAAAGAGCCTTTTATTGAGTTCATAATGAAGAAGTTATTCTCAGGTGATACCACCGAAGAAAACACTTACCCCAAGGATAGCATCATCCACATATCCTATCTCCAGTGCTCCAAGATAAGCTTCAGCATCAGAGGTGATTCATTAGAATCCTCCCTTCCAAGAGTCCTGATCGGAGCTATCTTCAGCGATAGCCTGACTTTCGATTCTGTTATCAAAAACAGGAACATGCTAACAGAAGAAAGGGCTCTCACAATTTTAAAGCTCCTGTCCGATAAAAGTAAGCTCGAAATCCTCGAGCTCACCAAAAACGAAGCCATGTACGGTGCCCAGCTCGCTGGTAAGCTCGGTCTTACCACTGCAACAATCTCCCACCATACATCAGCGCTTTTTGACCAGAACCTATTACATATAGAAAAAGTTGATTCTAAAATTTATTTTAAGCAATACCAGGAGACCATTAAAGCACTAATACGTTATCTCGAAAGCACGCTACTTAATTAA
- a CDS encoding MFS transporter has protein sequence MFPMIVDKESYNEAISLNTSISSITELVGTGMAAAIIALIGSSGAIYLDMVTFILSALFIAWMKLPKEELKKEATASVSGYIHELKDGFKYCAGKKILVVFAFVALFLNGILVPINSLQTPIMTEVLKGGPELLSIMGITITVSTLLGSLLFPSIRKFLTGKASIIMMIGLIVMFYIGLVAAQPLYEKRFGAAIVLIVLCASLGFGVALGNMYISVEMFNVIDKSYLARVSGIGGAISCAITPVAAFIIGIVVKFTSTQTILIIAGIIAFLFGIYMLTTSSKAIEEAEAEMKQKNAQSKEMADAISNTEEGHKNPEPVC, from the coding sequence ATGTTCCCTATGATCGTTGATAAAGAGTCTTATAATGAAGCTATATCTCTTAACACTTCAATTTCTTCCATAACAGAGCTCGTCGGAACCGGTATGGCTGCAGCTATCATCGCTCTTATTGGAAGTAGCGGAGCCATCTATCTTGATATGGTAACATTCATTCTTTCCGCTCTCTTCATTGCATGGATGAAACTCCCTAAAGAAGAACTCAAAAAAGAAGCTACTGCAAGCGTTTCAGGCTATATACATGAACTTAAAGACGGATTTAAATACTGCGCTGGCAAAAAAATCCTTGTAGTATTCGCATTCGTAGCTCTGTTTTTAAATGGTATACTTGTTCCCATCAATAGCCTTCAGACTCCTATTATGACTGAAGTTTTAAAAGGCGGCCCGGAGCTCCTTTCCATCATGGGAATCACAATCACAGTTTCAACACTCCTCGGCTCACTTTTATTCCCTTCTATCAGAAAATTTCTGACAGGCAAAGCTTCTATAATCATGATGATAGGCCTCATCGTTATGTTCTATATCGGCCTTGTTGCAGCACAGCCCCTTTATGAAAAGAGATTTGGAGCTGCCATTGTTCTGATCGTTCTGTGTGCATCACTTGGCTTTGGAGTAGCTCTTGGAAACATGTATATAAGCGTTGAAATGTTCAATGTTATAGATAAATCCTACCTCGCAAGAGTATCCGGTATCGGAGGTGCCATTTCCTGTGCCATCACACCTGTAGCTGCATTTATCATCGGAATTGTGGTAAAATTTACATCAACACAGACTATTTTGATAATCGCAGGTATTATTGCTTTCCTTTTTGGTATCTACATGCTCACAACCAGTTCTAAAGCTATCGAAGAAGCTGAAGCCGAGATGAAACAGAAAAATGCTCAGAGTAAAGAAATGGCAGATGCCATCTCAAATACAGAAGAAGGCCATAAAAATCCCGAACCTGTGTGCTGA
- a CDS encoding CorA family divalent cation transporter, with product MKSYKIKEKLEPIELKSYKNLDFQYVVVMTNEEWKERGTDFDMGIEWDIYFRSGSGTRAEVNYDSITGKFSILDRHDMPNKAGEFTFSLDEKGIIFVDDNGLAAEIIEKIATTKKLFNPCLERFLYDFLEQIIYNDAELLASYDRNLDEIEKQIFGGHTDNVLMKIAEIRNHLRDLKIHYLELMDVCQEFEENENEFFMASNERYFHLVNQRIQRLYERVTSLVEFTIQLREFCQSKTDEKQNSNLAYLTVISSIFMPLTLIVGWYGMNFKYMPELDEKWAYPFTVVRHIK from the coding sequence ATGAAAAGCTATAAGATCAAAGAAAAACTCGAGCCTATCGAACTTAAATCATATAAAAATCTCGATTTCCAATATGTCGTAGTCATGACAAATGAAGAGTGGAAAGAGCGCGGCACCGATTTTGACATGGGTATTGAATGGGATATCTATTTCAGGTCAGGAAGTGGTACCAGAGCTGAGGTTAACTACGACTCAATTACAGGTAAGTTCTCTATATTAGACAGACATGATATGCCAAATAAAGCAGGCGAATTCACTTTTTCCCTCGATGAAAAAGGAATAATCTTCGTTGATGATAATGGTCTTGCAGCAGAGATCATCGAAAAGATCGCCACAACCAAGAAACTTTTCAATCCATGTCTTGAAAGATTTCTGTATGATTTCCTTGAACAGATAATATATAACGATGCAGAACTTCTGGCATCTTATGACAGGAACCTTGATGAGATAGAAAAGCAGATATTCGGCGGCCATACAGATAATGTACTTATGAAGATCGCAGAGATAAGAAATCATCTCAGGGATCTTAAGATTCACTATCTGGAACTGATGGATGTGTGCCAGGAATTTGAAGAAAACGAGAATGAATTCTTCATGGCAAGCAACGAAAGATATTTCCACCTTGTAAACCAGAGAATCCAAAGACTCTATGAAAGAGTAACTTCCCTTGTAGAATTCACTATCCAGCTTCGCGAATTCTGCCAGTCCAAAACTGATGAGAAGCAGAACAGTAACCTTGCATATCTCACAGTTATATCAAGTATCTTCATGCCACTGACTCTTATCGTTGGATGGTACGGAATGAACTTTAAGTACATGCCCGAGCTCGACGAGAAGTGGGCATATCCTTTTACTGTTGTCCGGCACATTAAATGA